The following coding sequences are from one Dromaius novaehollandiae isolate bDroNov1 chromosome 24, bDroNov1.hap1, whole genome shotgun sequence window:
- the PLEKHM2 gene encoding pleckstrin homology domain-containing family M member 2 isoform X5 has translation MAVPSPQRKLLGELFEAVSGESKPATQVLCQDAPYLDLAPYMPDYYKPQYLLDFEDRLPSSVHGSDSLSLNSFNSVTSTNLEWDDSAIAPSSEGASSYPGNVGGVWDFKLRGQVFSLNQTPGFTNINESNVTVSVGDYDFGDVFPAMQSMPSRDWEDGDLTDTLSCPRSTASEVNSGKTSVKSPTQRYNPFNEEKADAPSSAETTPVHTASQEKAEATPEGTDQSESCTELEVIRLAKRKKAGKKKKAKPEEPTNTPGPTVPEASTQQAGGDSGVNGLSDRDDSQGDDGPAPPDGEPSPAGPEESSERSALGQLALRIPEMKDTSMESVGQPLSKVMDRLNGQLDPGGWNAPLEPPGQSFRTGTPGETPDGSSSGDLSEGISAPMDFYRFTIESPNAPAPGSGHHDAPGPGQPPHVSGSLEAPEQEESREGEAIGAVEESGGAADEPQIGQTEATNPEAVCELKKEQPSPSLSSAEDSGVEEGQGSPSELTHPSEFRVDNNHLLLLMIHVFRENEEQLFRMIRMSTGHMEGNLQLIYVLLTDCYVYLIRKGAAEKPYMVEEAVSYNELDYVSVGLDQQTVTLVCTNRRKQFLLDTADVALTEFFLVSLKSAMIKGCREPPYPSILTDATMEKLALAKFVAQESKCEACDVVVRFYGLVHWEDPMDEALGPTPNSYASAENAVTKDGILHYKAGTSYLGKEQWKTCFVVLSNGILYQYPDRTDVTPLLSINMGGEQCGGCRRSNTTDRPHSFQVILTDRPSLELSADNEADMADWMQYFCQAVSKGVIPQGVAPTPCVPCCLVLTDKKAFTCHEDCQTSFFRSLGTVELTDVTTVSTEAGKEYCILEFAQDRKQFLPPWVLYFSCTTELERFLSALNAAWKNIYQVDLLHKAILDAAVKKKCEDAQSLIDSAWQRSDSLCRGRAERDPWC, from the exons ATGGCTGTACCTAGCCCTCAACGAAAACTCCTTGGAGAGCTATTTGAGGCTGTTTCAGGAGAATCTAAGCCTGCTACACAAGTACTATGTCAA GATGCTCCTTACCTGGATCTGGCACCGTACATGCCGGATTACTACAAACCTCAGTACCTGCTGGACTTTGAGGACCGCCTGCCCAGCTCAGTGCACGGCTCGGACAGCCTGTCTCTCAACTCCTTCAACTCGGTCACCTCCACCAACCTGGAGTGGGACGACAGTGCCATCGCTCCATCCAGCGAAG GAGCGTCTTCCTACCCTGGGAATGTAGGTGGAGTTTGGGATTTTAAGCTCAGAGGACAAGTTTTTTCCCTTAATCAGACCCCTGgctttacaaacattaatgaGTCAAACGTCACAGTATCTGTGGGAG ATTATGATTTTGGAGATGTCTTTCCAGCAATGCAGTCCATGCCCAGCAGAGACTGGGAAG ATGGAGACCTCACAGATACGCTCAGCTGCCCGCGCTCCACCGCCTCGGAGGTGAACAGCGGCAAGACCTCCGTGAAGAGCCCCACGCAACGCTACAACCCCTTCAACGAGGAGAAAGCCGATGCACCGTCCTCCGCCGAGACCACGCCAGTGCACACGGCTTCGCAGGAGAAGGCCGAAGCCACCCCCGAAGGAACGGACCAGTCCGAGAGCTGCACGGAGCTGGAGGTCATCAG GTTAGCCAAGAGGAAGAAAGCGGGCAAGAAGAAGAAAGCGAAGCCGGAGGAACCGACGAACACCCCCGGGcccacagtgcctgaggccaGCACCCAGCAGGCTGGGGGAGATAGTGGTGTGAATGGGCTGAGTGACAGGGATGACTCACAGGGAGACGATGGTCCTGCTCCTCCAGATGGTGAACCAAGCCCGGCCGGGCCCGAAGAGAGCAGTGAGCGCTCTGCCCTCGGCCAGCTGGCTTTGCGCATCCCCGAGATGAAGGACACGTCCATGGAGAGCGTGGGGCAGCCGCTGAGCAAGGTGATGGACAGGCTGAACGGGCAGCTGGATCCCGGCGGCTGGAACGCCCCGCTCGAGCCCCCCGGGCAGTCCTTTCGGACCGGCACGCCAGGGGAGACTCCAGATGGATCGTCCTCTGGCGACCTTAGTGAGGGGATTTCGGCCCCCATGGACTTCTACCGCTTTACCATTGAGAGTCCAAACGCTCCTGCACCAGGTAGTGGCCACCATGACGCTCCAGGGCCTGGCCAACCGCCACATGTTTCTGGTAGCCTTGAGGCTCCTGaacaagaagaaagcagagaaggagaagcaattGGGGCAGTAGAAGAGTCTGGAGGGGCAGCTGATGAACCCCAAATTGGCCAGACGGAAGCCACCAACCCAGAGGCTGTCTGCGAGCTGAAGAAAGAGCAGCCCAGCCCTTCCCTGAGCAGTGCCGAGGACTCTGGCGTGGAGGAAGGTCAGGGCAGTCCTTCAGAGCTGACCCACCCCTCTGAGTTCAG GGTGGATAACAACCATCTCCTACTGCTGATGATCCACGTCTTTCGGGAGAACGAGGAGCAGTTGTTCAGG ATGATCCGAATGAGCACCGGGCACATGGAGGGGAACCTTCAGCTGATCTACGTCCTGCTGACGGATTGCTATGTGTATCTGATCCGGAAAG GGGCAGCGGAGAAGCCATACATGGTGGAGGAGGCCGTTTCCTATAACGAGCTGGACTACGTTTCG GTTGGGCTGGATCAGCAGACGGTGACTCTGGTGTGCACCAATCGGAGGAAGCAGTTCCTGCTCGACACCGCGGACGTGGCCCTCACAGA GTTCTTCCTGGTCTCCTTGAAGTCAGCCATGATCAAAGGGTGCCGGGAACCCCCTTACCCCAGTATCCTCACGGACGCCACCATGGAGAAACTGGCGCTCGCGAAGTTTGTGGCCCAGGAGTCCAAGTGCGAG GCCTGCGACGTGGTGGTGCGTTTCTACGGCCTCGTCCACTGGGAAGACCCCATGGACGAGGCGCTGGGACCCACTCCCAACAGCTACGCCTCTGCCGAAAACGCGGTCACGAAGGACGGCATCCTGCACTACAAGGCGGGGACCTCGTACCTGGGCAAAGAGCAGTGGAAGACCTGCTTCGTGGTGCTCAG CAACGGGATCTTGTACCAGTACCCGGACCGCACGGACgtcacccctctgctctccaTCAACATGGG cGGCGAGCAGTGCGGGGGATGCCGGCGCTCCAACACCACCGACCGGCCCCACTCCTTCCAGGTGATCCTGACGGACCGGCCCTCCCTGGAGCTGAGCGCCGACAACGAGGCCGACATGGCAGACTGGATGCAGTACTTCTGCCAGGCCGTCTCCAAAGGG GTAATCCCCCAGGGCGTTGCCCCCACGCCttgtgtcccctgctgcctcgtGCTGACGGACAAGAAGGCCTTCACCTGCCATGAGGACTGCCAGACAAGCTTCTTCCGCTCGCTGGGCACCGTGGAGCTGACGGATGTCACCACCGTCTCCACGGAGGCCGGCAAGGAGTACTGTATCCTA GAGTTTGCTCAGGACCGCAAGCAGTTCCTGCCCCCCTGGGTCCTCTATTTTAGTTGCACTACAGAACTGGAGAGGTTCCTCTCGGCGCTGAACGCCGCGTGGAAGAACATCTACCAG GTCGATCTTCTGCACAAGGCCATCCTGGACGCCGCCGTCAAGAAGAAATGCGAAGACGCTCAGAGCCTCATCGACAGCGCCTGGCAGCGCAGCGACAGCCTGTGCCGTGGACGAGCCGAGCGGGACCCGTGGTGTTAA
- the PLEKHM2 gene encoding pleckstrin homology domain-containing family M member 2 isoform X2 gives MEPAEVKDRILENISLSVKKLQSYFAACEDETPAIRNHDKVLQRLCEHLDHALLYGLQDLSSGYWVLVVHFTRREAIKQIEVLQHVSTNLGRSRAWLYLALNENSLESYLRLFQENLSLLHKYYVKNALVCSHDHLTLFLTLVSGLEFIRFDLDLDAPYLDLAPYMPDYYKPQYLLDFEDRLPSSVHGSDSLSLNSFNSVTSTNLEWDDSAIAPSSEGASSYPGNVGGVWDFKLRGQVFSLNQTPGFTNINESNVTVSVGDGDLTDTLSCPRSTASEVNSGKTSVKSPTQRYNPFNEEKADAPSSAETTPVHTASQEKAEATPEGTDQSESCTELEVIRLAKRKKAGKKKKAKPEEPTNTPGPTVPEASTQQAGGDSGVNGLSDRDDSQGDDGPAPPDGEPSPAGPEESSERSALGQLALRIPEMKDTSMESVGQPLSKVMDRLNGQLDPGGWNAPLEPPGQSFRTGTPGETPDGSSSGDLSEGISAPMDFYRFTIESPNAPAPGSGHHDAPGPGQPPHVSGSLEAPEQEESREGEAIGAVEESGGAADEPQIGQTEATNPEAVCELKKEQPSPSLSSAEDSGVEEGQGSPSELTHPSEFRVDNNHLLLLMIHVFRENEEQLFRMIRMSTGHMEGNLQLIYVLLTDCYVYLIRKGAAEKPYMVEEAVSYNELDYVSVGLDQQTVTLVCTNRRKQFLLDTADVALTEFFLVSLKSAMIKGCREPPYPSILTDATMEKLALAKFVAQESKCEACDVVVRFYGLVHWEDPMDEALGPTPNSYASAENAVTKDGILHYKAGTSYLGKEQWKTCFVVLSNGILYQYPDRTDVTPLLSINMGGEQCGGCRRSNTTDRPHSFQVILTDRPSLELSADNEADMADWMQYFCQAVSKGVIPQGVAPTPCVPCCLVLTDKKAFTCHEDCQTSFFRSLGTVELTDVTTVSTEAGKEYCILEFAQDRKQFLPPWVLYFSCTTELERFLSALNAAWKNIYQVDLLHKAILDAAVKKKCEDAQSLIDSAWQRSDSLCRGRAERDPWC, from the exons gCCGGGCATGGCTGTACCTAGCCCTCAACGAAAACTCCTTGGAGAGCTATTTGAGGCTGTTTCAGGAGAATCTAAGCCTGCTACACAAGTACTATGTCAA GAACGCCCTAGTTTGCAGTCACGATCACCTGACCTTGTTCTTAACGCTGGTATCTGGGCTGGAGTTCATCCGCTTTGACTTGGACCTG GATGCTCCTTACCTGGATCTGGCACCGTACATGCCGGATTACTACAAACCTCAGTACCTGCTGGACTTTGAGGACCGCCTGCCCAGCTCAGTGCACGGCTCGGACAGCCTGTCTCTCAACTCCTTCAACTCGGTCACCTCCACCAACCTGGAGTGGGACGACAGTGCCATCGCTCCATCCAGCGAAG GAGCGTCTTCCTACCCTGGGAATGTAGGTGGAGTTTGGGATTTTAAGCTCAGAGGACAAGTTTTTTCCCTTAATCAGACCCCTGgctttacaaacattaatgaGTCAAACGTCACAGTATCTGTGGGAG ATGGAGACCTCACAGATACGCTCAGCTGCCCGCGCTCCACCGCCTCGGAGGTGAACAGCGGCAAGACCTCCGTGAAGAGCCCCACGCAACGCTACAACCCCTTCAACGAGGAGAAAGCCGATGCACCGTCCTCCGCCGAGACCACGCCAGTGCACACGGCTTCGCAGGAGAAGGCCGAAGCCACCCCCGAAGGAACGGACCAGTCCGAGAGCTGCACGGAGCTGGAGGTCATCAG GTTAGCCAAGAGGAAGAAAGCGGGCAAGAAGAAGAAAGCGAAGCCGGAGGAACCGACGAACACCCCCGGGcccacagtgcctgaggccaGCACCCAGCAGGCTGGGGGAGATAGTGGTGTGAATGGGCTGAGTGACAGGGATGACTCACAGGGAGACGATGGTCCTGCTCCTCCAGATGGTGAACCAAGCCCGGCCGGGCCCGAAGAGAGCAGTGAGCGCTCTGCCCTCGGCCAGCTGGCTTTGCGCATCCCCGAGATGAAGGACACGTCCATGGAGAGCGTGGGGCAGCCGCTGAGCAAGGTGATGGACAGGCTGAACGGGCAGCTGGATCCCGGCGGCTGGAACGCCCCGCTCGAGCCCCCCGGGCAGTCCTTTCGGACCGGCACGCCAGGGGAGACTCCAGATGGATCGTCCTCTGGCGACCTTAGTGAGGGGATTTCGGCCCCCATGGACTTCTACCGCTTTACCATTGAGAGTCCAAACGCTCCTGCACCAGGTAGTGGCCACCATGACGCTCCAGGGCCTGGCCAACCGCCACATGTTTCTGGTAGCCTTGAGGCTCCTGaacaagaagaaagcagagaaggagaagcaattGGGGCAGTAGAAGAGTCTGGAGGGGCAGCTGATGAACCCCAAATTGGCCAGACGGAAGCCACCAACCCAGAGGCTGTCTGCGAGCTGAAGAAAGAGCAGCCCAGCCCTTCCCTGAGCAGTGCCGAGGACTCTGGCGTGGAGGAAGGTCAGGGCAGTCCTTCAGAGCTGACCCACCCCTCTGAGTTCAG GGTGGATAACAACCATCTCCTACTGCTGATGATCCACGTCTTTCGGGAGAACGAGGAGCAGTTGTTCAGG ATGATCCGAATGAGCACCGGGCACATGGAGGGGAACCTTCAGCTGATCTACGTCCTGCTGACGGATTGCTATGTGTATCTGATCCGGAAAG GGGCAGCGGAGAAGCCATACATGGTGGAGGAGGCCGTTTCCTATAACGAGCTGGACTACGTTTCG GTTGGGCTGGATCAGCAGACGGTGACTCTGGTGTGCACCAATCGGAGGAAGCAGTTCCTGCTCGACACCGCGGACGTGGCCCTCACAGA GTTCTTCCTGGTCTCCTTGAAGTCAGCCATGATCAAAGGGTGCCGGGAACCCCCTTACCCCAGTATCCTCACGGACGCCACCATGGAGAAACTGGCGCTCGCGAAGTTTGTGGCCCAGGAGTCCAAGTGCGAG GCCTGCGACGTGGTGGTGCGTTTCTACGGCCTCGTCCACTGGGAAGACCCCATGGACGAGGCGCTGGGACCCACTCCCAACAGCTACGCCTCTGCCGAAAACGCGGTCACGAAGGACGGCATCCTGCACTACAAGGCGGGGACCTCGTACCTGGGCAAAGAGCAGTGGAAGACCTGCTTCGTGGTGCTCAG CAACGGGATCTTGTACCAGTACCCGGACCGCACGGACgtcacccctctgctctccaTCAACATGGG cGGCGAGCAGTGCGGGGGATGCCGGCGCTCCAACACCACCGACCGGCCCCACTCCTTCCAGGTGATCCTGACGGACCGGCCCTCCCTGGAGCTGAGCGCCGACAACGAGGCCGACATGGCAGACTGGATGCAGTACTTCTGCCAGGCCGTCTCCAAAGGG GTAATCCCCCAGGGCGTTGCCCCCACGCCttgtgtcccctgctgcctcgtGCTGACGGACAAGAAGGCCTTCACCTGCCATGAGGACTGCCAGACAAGCTTCTTCCGCTCGCTGGGCACCGTGGAGCTGACGGATGTCACCACCGTCTCCACGGAGGCCGGCAAGGAGTACTGTATCCTA GAGTTTGCTCAGGACCGCAAGCAGTTCCTGCCCCCCTGGGTCCTCTATTTTAGTTGCACTACAGAACTGGAGAGGTTCCTCTCGGCGCTGAACGCCGCGTGGAAGAACATCTACCAG GTCGATCTTCTGCACAAGGCCATCCTGGACGCCGCCGTCAAGAAGAAATGCGAAGACGCTCAGAGCCTCATCGACAGCGCCTGGCAGCGCAGCGACAGCCTGTGCCGTGGACGAGCCGAGCGGGACCCGTGGTGTTAA
- the PLEKHM2 gene encoding pleckstrin homology domain-containing family M member 2 isoform X1 — protein sequence MEPAEVKDRILENISLSVKKLQSYFAACEDETPAIRNHDKVLQRLCEHLDHALLYGLQDLSSGYWVLVVHFTRREAIKQIEVLQHVSTNLGRSRAWLYLALNENSLESYLRLFQENLSLLHKYYVKNALVCSHDHLTLFLTLVSGLEFIRFDLDLDAPYLDLAPYMPDYYKPQYLLDFEDRLPSSVHGSDSLSLNSFNSVTSTNLEWDDSAIAPSSEGASSYPGNVGGVWDFKLRGQVFSLNQTPGFTNINESNVTVSVGDYDFGDVFPAMQSMPSRDWEDGDLTDTLSCPRSTASEVNSGKTSVKSPTQRYNPFNEEKADAPSSAETTPVHTASQEKAEATPEGTDQSESCTELEVIRLAKRKKAGKKKKAKPEEPTNTPGPTVPEASTQQAGGDSGVNGLSDRDDSQGDDGPAPPDGEPSPAGPEESSERSALGQLALRIPEMKDTSMESVGQPLSKVMDRLNGQLDPGGWNAPLEPPGQSFRTGTPGETPDGSSSGDLSEGISAPMDFYRFTIESPNAPAPGSGHHDAPGPGQPPHVSGSLEAPEQEESREGEAIGAVEESGGAADEPQIGQTEATNPEAVCELKKEQPSPSLSSAEDSGVEEGQGSPSELTHPSEFRVDNNHLLLLMIHVFRENEEQLFRMIRMSTGHMEGNLQLIYVLLTDCYVYLIRKGAAEKPYMVEEAVSYNELDYVSVGLDQQTVTLVCTNRRKQFLLDTADVALTEFFLVSLKSAMIKGCREPPYPSILTDATMEKLALAKFVAQESKCEACDVVVRFYGLVHWEDPMDEALGPTPNSYASAENAVTKDGILHYKAGTSYLGKEQWKTCFVVLSNGILYQYPDRTDVTPLLSINMGGEQCGGCRRSNTTDRPHSFQVILTDRPSLELSADNEADMADWMQYFCQAVSKGVIPQGVAPTPCVPCCLVLTDKKAFTCHEDCQTSFFRSLGTVELTDVTTVSTEAGKEYCILEFAQDRKQFLPPWVLYFSCTTELERFLSALNAAWKNIYQVDLLHKAILDAAVKKKCEDAQSLIDSAWQRSDSLCRGRAERDPWC from the exons gCCGGGCATGGCTGTACCTAGCCCTCAACGAAAACTCCTTGGAGAGCTATTTGAGGCTGTTTCAGGAGAATCTAAGCCTGCTACACAAGTACTATGTCAA GAACGCCCTAGTTTGCAGTCACGATCACCTGACCTTGTTCTTAACGCTGGTATCTGGGCTGGAGTTCATCCGCTTTGACTTGGACCTG GATGCTCCTTACCTGGATCTGGCACCGTACATGCCGGATTACTACAAACCTCAGTACCTGCTGGACTTTGAGGACCGCCTGCCCAGCTCAGTGCACGGCTCGGACAGCCTGTCTCTCAACTCCTTCAACTCGGTCACCTCCACCAACCTGGAGTGGGACGACAGTGCCATCGCTCCATCCAGCGAAG GAGCGTCTTCCTACCCTGGGAATGTAGGTGGAGTTTGGGATTTTAAGCTCAGAGGACAAGTTTTTTCCCTTAATCAGACCCCTGgctttacaaacattaatgaGTCAAACGTCACAGTATCTGTGGGAG ATTATGATTTTGGAGATGTCTTTCCAGCAATGCAGTCCATGCCCAGCAGAGACTGGGAAG ATGGAGACCTCACAGATACGCTCAGCTGCCCGCGCTCCACCGCCTCGGAGGTGAACAGCGGCAAGACCTCCGTGAAGAGCCCCACGCAACGCTACAACCCCTTCAACGAGGAGAAAGCCGATGCACCGTCCTCCGCCGAGACCACGCCAGTGCACACGGCTTCGCAGGAGAAGGCCGAAGCCACCCCCGAAGGAACGGACCAGTCCGAGAGCTGCACGGAGCTGGAGGTCATCAG GTTAGCCAAGAGGAAGAAAGCGGGCAAGAAGAAGAAAGCGAAGCCGGAGGAACCGACGAACACCCCCGGGcccacagtgcctgaggccaGCACCCAGCAGGCTGGGGGAGATAGTGGTGTGAATGGGCTGAGTGACAGGGATGACTCACAGGGAGACGATGGTCCTGCTCCTCCAGATGGTGAACCAAGCCCGGCCGGGCCCGAAGAGAGCAGTGAGCGCTCTGCCCTCGGCCAGCTGGCTTTGCGCATCCCCGAGATGAAGGACACGTCCATGGAGAGCGTGGGGCAGCCGCTGAGCAAGGTGATGGACAGGCTGAACGGGCAGCTGGATCCCGGCGGCTGGAACGCCCCGCTCGAGCCCCCCGGGCAGTCCTTTCGGACCGGCACGCCAGGGGAGACTCCAGATGGATCGTCCTCTGGCGACCTTAGTGAGGGGATTTCGGCCCCCATGGACTTCTACCGCTTTACCATTGAGAGTCCAAACGCTCCTGCACCAGGTAGTGGCCACCATGACGCTCCAGGGCCTGGCCAACCGCCACATGTTTCTGGTAGCCTTGAGGCTCCTGaacaagaagaaagcagagaaggagaagcaattGGGGCAGTAGAAGAGTCTGGAGGGGCAGCTGATGAACCCCAAATTGGCCAGACGGAAGCCACCAACCCAGAGGCTGTCTGCGAGCTGAAGAAAGAGCAGCCCAGCCCTTCCCTGAGCAGTGCCGAGGACTCTGGCGTGGAGGAAGGTCAGGGCAGTCCTTCAGAGCTGACCCACCCCTCTGAGTTCAG GGTGGATAACAACCATCTCCTACTGCTGATGATCCACGTCTTTCGGGAGAACGAGGAGCAGTTGTTCAGG ATGATCCGAATGAGCACCGGGCACATGGAGGGGAACCTTCAGCTGATCTACGTCCTGCTGACGGATTGCTATGTGTATCTGATCCGGAAAG GGGCAGCGGAGAAGCCATACATGGTGGAGGAGGCCGTTTCCTATAACGAGCTGGACTACGTTTCG GTTGGGCTGGATCAGCAGACGGTGACTCTGGTGTGCACCAATCGGAGGAAGCAGTTCCTGCTCGACACCGCGGACGTGGCCCTCACAGA GTTCTTCCTGGTCTCCTTGAAGTCAGCCATGATCAAAGGGTGCCGGGAACCCCCTTACCCCAGTATCCTCACGGACGCCACCATGGAGAAACTGGCGCTCGCGAAGTTTGTGGCCCAGGAGTCCAAGTGCGAG GCCTGCGACGTGGTGGTGCGTTTCTACGGCCTCGTCCACTGGGAAGACCCCATGGACGAGGCGCTGGGACCCACTCCCAACAGCTACGCCTCTGCCGAAAACGCGGTCACGAAGGACGGCATCCTGCACTACAAGGCGGGGACCTCGTACCTGGGCAAAGAGCAGTGGAAGACCTGCTTCGTGGTGCTCAG CAACGGGATCTTGTACCAGTACCCGGACCGCACGGACgtcacccctctgctctccaTCAACATGGG cGGCGAGCAGTGCGGGGGATGCCGGCGCTCCAACACCACCGACCGGCCCCACTCCTTCCAGGTGATCCTGACGGACCGGCCCTCCCTGGAGCTGAGCGCCGACAACGAGGCCGACATGGCAGACTGGATGCAGTACTTCTGCCAGGCCGTCTCCAAAGGG GTAATCCCCCAGGGCGTTGCCCCCACGCCttgtgtcccctgctgcctcgtGCTGACGGACAAGAAGGCCTTCACCTGCCATGAGGACTGCCAGACAAGCTTCTTCCGCTCGCTGGGCACCGTGGAGCTGACGGATGTCACCACCGTCTCCACGGAGGCCGGCAAGGAGTACTGTATCCTA GAGTTTGCTCAGGACCGCAAGCAGTTCCTGCCCCCCTGGGTCCTCTATTTTAGTTGCACTACAGAACTGGAGAGGTTCCTCTCGGCGCTGAACGCCGCGTGGAAGAACATCTACCAG GTCGATCTTCTGCACAAGGCCATCCTGGACGCCGCCGTCAAGAAGAAATGCGAAGACGCTCAGAGCCTCATCGACAGCGCCTGGCAGCGCAGCGACAGCCTGTGCCGTGGACGAGCCGAGCGGGACCCGTGGTGTTAA